One genomic window of Paeniglutamicibacter sp. Y32M11 includes the following:
- a CDS encoding ABC transporter substrate-binding protein produces the protein MRKTQRGKVYASLASLGVAALVLTGCGGGPGAPETSAASTGSGAATGKAEVTVYGTIADAEAKLLEKSWADWSEENDIKIKYESSKEFETQIAVRAQGGNAPDLAIFPQPGLLGDLATRGFLKAAPEGVKANVASGWSEDWAKYGTVDGTLYGAPLMASVKGWVWYSPAEFKEKSYEVPTTWQGLLDLTEQMEKDKGKAPWCAGFGSGDATGWPGTDWVEDLVLRQAGPEVYDQWVANEVKFTDPKIKSALDEVGKILKNPKYVNAGYGDVASINATAFGDVADVLVSGDCSLHHQASFFSGFITDAGGKVGPDADVWGFVTPSMDGAGNSVTGGGEIVGAFSDDPSVIKVQEYLSSPEWANSRVKLGGVLSANKGLDPANASDPLLEEAVKILQDPATTFRFDASDLMPGSVGSGSFWKGMVDWINGTDSETVLKAVEAGWPSK, from the coding sequence ATGAGGAAGACACAGCGGGGGAAGGTTTATGCCTCCTTGGCATCACTGGGCGTTGCCGCCCTGGTACTGACCGGTTGCGGCGGAGGTCCCGGAGCACCGGAGACCAGTGCCGCAAGCACCGGTTCGGGCGCCGCTACAGGCAAGGCGGAGGTGACCGTCTACGGCACCATCGCCGATGCGGAAGCCAAGTTGTTGGAGAAGTCTTGGGCAGACTGGTCCGAGGAAAACGACATTAAGATCAAGTACGAATCGTCCAAGGAATTTGAGACCCAGATTGCCGTCCGCGCTCAGGGCGGCAATGCCCCGGATCTGGCCATCTTCCCTCAGCCTGGCCTGCTGGGCGATCTCGCCACGCGCGGCTTCCTGAAGGCAGCGCCGGAAGGTGTGAAAGCGAATGTGGCATCGGGCTGGTCCGAGGACTGGGCCAAATACGGAACCGTCGACGGCACCCTTTACGGCGCCCCGCTGATGGCCAGCGTGAAGGGCTGGGTCTGGTATTCGCCGGCCGAATTCAAAGAAAAGAGCTACGAGGTCCCCACCACGTGGCAGGGGTTGCTTGACCTGACCGAGCAAATGGAAAAGGACAAGGGCAAGGCTCCTTGGTGCGCGGGCTTCGGCTCCGGCGATGCAACTGGCTGGCCGGGGACGGACTGGGTGGAGGACTTGGTACTACGCCAGGCCGGGCCCGAGGTCTACGACCAGTGGGTCGCCAACGAGGTGAAGTTCACCGATCCGAAGATCAAGTCGGCTCTTGATGAGGTCGGCAAGATCCTCAAGAACCCCAAGTATGTCAACGCCGGTTACGGCGATGTGGCATCCATCAACGCCACCGCCTTCGGCGATGTGGCCGACGTCTTGGTTTCCGGCGACTGCTCGCTTCACCACCAGGCGTCCTTCTTCAGCGGATTCATCACCGATGCCGGCGGTAAGGTCGGCCCCGACGCAGATGTCTGGGGCTTTGTTACCCCGTCGATGGACGGTGCGGGCAATTCGGTGACCGGCGGTGGCGAAATCGTCGGAGCCTTCAGCGATGACCCCTCGGTGATCAAGGTACAGGAATACCTTTCCAGCCCCGAGTGGGCCAACTCCCGCGTGAAACTTGGCGGTGTACTCTCGGCCAACAAGGGCCTTGACCCGGCCAATGCTTCTGATCCGTTGCTGGAGGAAGCGGTGAAGATCCTGCAGGATCCCGCCACCACCTTCCGCTTCGACGCCTCGGATCTGATGCCGGGTTCCGTGGGCTCGGGTTCCTTCTGGAAGGGCATGGTCGACTGGATCAACGGAACCGATTCGGAGACCGTTTTGAAGGCCGTTGAGGCCGGCTGGCCCTCCAAGTAG
- a CDS encoding beta-phosphoglucomutase family hydrolase gives MREALAVGAAYRRRDFKAVLFDLDGVLTPTAEVHRKAWQQLFENFFTETGVKRPYTENDYFGLLDGRPRYEGVAAVLADRGIELPWGESTDEPGSGSVCALGNAKNSVFREILHKTGIEPYPGSVAYLRHIQAAGLEVAVVSSSRNAHDVLEAAGLRGEFSVVVGGDEASKRALPGKPAPDTFLAAAADLGWSANECVVIEDAISGVRAAAAGEFGLVIGVTRDQPAEALREAGADLVVNDLQELVNQTARDDFNLDAWSYTREHPRPVDPAEEQTIFSLGNGFLGMRGDSLGIGESTEGMFINGLHETWTIRHAESAFGLAETGQTMVPAPDARTVRVYINDEALEIGRTEILKDELRLDFKDGTLISDTLWRTAEGHRVMVRTRSMISFSERHLALFRVTVRLLDAPAHVFVQSALIGQARHTPVPTPAESDAGEVPFDPRKSQRSDEESLSPGGTWEKDGICALGYYVRGSNMAVSAAIAHVVRIAGDTTEIEEQSSVSDDRVEHTVSAYLQADEALHIDKFASFASSRRHDTTEMTNRAVRALKHLVPRGADELFWAQREFLSEFWNNADVVVHTDPLLQRAVRWNIFALAQASARSDGLGISAKGVSGNGYSGHYFWDTEIYVLPFLTYTNPQWARNALRARVSMIPAARRRAATLNEHGILFPWRTINGEEASAYYPAGTAQYHINADVVYSLARYVGASGDTGLLLGGGAEIVVETARLWNSLGFWREASNGRSFHIHGVTGPDEYTAVVNNNTFTNVMARFNLNYAVEVMDFLAREFPEDHTRIIEELAVSEREIRDWKDAAMAMFIPFSETVGIHPQDEGFLDREVWDMKGTAPEHRPLLLHFHPLVIYRFQVLKQADTVMALWLRSSDFTKEQKRADFDYYDPITTGDSTLSATVQSILAAEVGYADLALSYFEHALNVDLLNLHGNSADGVHVASTGGVWAALVYGFGGLRDDTGEWLFDPRLPVGWDGLEFSLRREDASVHFVLTADVFTASLRRGELEITFWVRGVSYTLSPEHPQCSIALDDQGPVLQGEPSIEAVYAAQRDDGSPLTSSIKKLTRDEELAIEPPLTIIG, from the coding sequence ATGCGTGAAGCCCTTGCCGTTGGTGCCGCCTACCGGCGCCGCGATTTCAAGGCCGTGCTCTTTGACCTGGACGGGGTATTAACACCCACCGCCGAGGTGCACCGTAAAGCCTGGCAACAGCTCTTTGAGAATTTTTTCACCGAGACGGGGGTCAAACGGCCCTATACCGAAAACGATTACTTTGGATTGCTCGACGGACGCCCACGGTACGAGGGGGTTGCGGCAGTCCTTGCGGACCGCGGCATCGAGTTGCCGTGGGGCGAAAGCACCGATGAGCCGGGATCCGGGAGTGTCTGTGCCCTGGGGAACGCGAAGAACTCGGTGTTCCGCGAAATCCTGCACAAAACGGGTATCGAACCCTACCCAGGGTCCGTGGCCTACCTACGCCACATTCAGGCCGCCGGGCTCGAGGTCGCAGTGGTTTCTTCCTCTCGCAACGCCCATGACGTACTGGAAGCGGCGGGGCTCCGCGGGGAATTCTCCGTGGTTGTGGGTGGAGACGAAGCCTCCAAACGCGCCCTGCCAGGCAAACCAGCCCCCGATACCTTCCTGGCCGCAGCCGCAGACCTGGGCTGGAGCGCCAATGAATGTGTTGTCATCGAGGACGCGATCTCCGGTGTTCGGGCGGCAGCCGCCGGCGAATTCGGCCTAGTTATTGGTGTGACACGGGATCAGCCAGCGGAAGCGCTGCGTGAAGCCGGCGCCGACCTCGTAGTGAACGACCTTCAGGAGTTGGTGAACCAGACCGCTCGCGACGACTTCAACCTCGACGCTTGGTCCTACACCCGCGAACACCCGCGCCCGGTAGACCCGGCGGAAGAACAAACGATCTTCTCTCTGGGCAACGGTTTTCTGGGGATGCGTGGGGATTCGCTGGGCATCGGCGAGAGCACCGAGGGGATGTTCATCAATGGGTTGCACGAGACGTGGACGATCCGTCACGCCGAATCGGCCTTTGGGCTCGCCGAGACCGGACAGACCATGGTTCCTGCCCCGGATGCGCGCACCGTGCGCGTCTACATCAACGATGAGGCCTTAGAAATCGGGCGCACCGAGATCCTCAAGGACGAGCTGCGGCTGGACTTCAAGGACGGCACGCTGATCTCCGACACGCTCTGGCGCACGGCGGAGGGGCACCGCGTGATGGTGCGCACCCGGTCCATGATTTCCTTCTCCGAACGCCACCTAGCTTTGTTCAGGGTCACCGTGCGGCTGCTTGATGCACCGGCACATGTTTTTGTGCAATCCGCTTTAATCGGCCAAGCCCGCCATACACCGGTACCCACTCCCGCCGAGTCTGATGCCGGGGAGGTGCCATTTGACCCGCGGAAGAGCCAGCGTAGCGACGAGGAATCACTGAGCCCGGGCGGGACTTGGGAAAAGGACGGTATCTGCGCGCTGGGATACTACGTGCGTGGCTCGAACATGGCCGTGTCCGCCGCGATCGCCCACGTGGTGCGTATCGCCGGGGACACTACCGAAATTGAGGAGCAATCTAGCGTCAGTGATGACCGGGTGGAACACACGGTTTCCGCCTACCTGCAGGCGGACGAGGCGCTGCACATCGACAAGTTTGCCTCCTTCGCCTCCTCGCGGCGCCACGATACGACGGAAATGACCAACCGCGCCGTGCGCGCGCTCAAGCACCTGGTGCCACGGGGTGCCGACGAGCTGTTCTGGGCCCAACGTGAGTTCCTCAGCGAATTCTGGAACAACGCGGACGTGGTGGTACACACCGACCCGCTGCTCCAACGAGCCGTACGCTGGAACATTTTTGCCCTGGCGCAGGCCTCGGCCCGCTCGGATGGGTTGGGGATCTCCGCCAAGGGCGTTTCGGGCAATGGATACTCGGGACACTACTTCTGGGACACCGAGATCTACGTCCTGCCGTTCTTGACCTATACCAACCCGCAATGGGCACGCAATGCCTTGCGTGCGCGCGTCTCGATGATTCCAGCAGCGCGGCGGCGGGCGGCAACACTGAACGAACATGGCATCCTCTTCCCCTGGCGCACCATCAACGGTGAGGAGGCCAGCGCCTACTACCCGGCGGGGACGGCGCAGTACCATATCAACGCGGACGTCGTATATTCCCTGGCACGTTATGTGGGGGCCAGCGGGGATACCGGGCTACTGCTTGGCGGTGGGGCTGAAATTGTGGTGGAAACCGCCCGGCTGTGGAACTCACTGGGGTTTTGGCGCGAGGCCAGCAATGGTCGCAGCTTCCACATCCATGGGGTGACCGGCCCAGATGAGTACACCGCGGTGGTAAACAACAACACCTTCACCAACGTGATGGCGCGCTTTAACCTGAACTACGCCGTGGAAGTCATGGATTTCTTGGCGCGCGAGTTCCCCGAGGATCACACGCGCATCATCGAGGAGCTGGCCGTCAGTGAGCGGGAAATCCGCGACTGGAAAGATGCGGCGATGGCCATGTTCATCCCCTTCTCCGAGACCGTGGGCATTCACCCGCAGGACGAGGGGTTCCTGGACCGCGAGGTGTGGGACATGAAGGGCACGGCACCGGAGCACCGCCCCCTGTTGCTGCATTTCCACCCGCTGGTGATTTACCGGTTCCAGGTGCTCAAGCAGGCCGATACCGTGATGGCGTTGTGGTTGCGATCCTCCGATTTCACCAAGGAACAAAAACGGGCGGATTTTGACTACTACGACCCGATAACGACCGGGGACTCCACGCTCTCGGCCACCGTGCAATCAATCCTTGCCGCGGAGGTCGGGTACGCGGATCTGGCCCTCTCCTACTTTGAGCATGCGCTTAATGTGGATCTGCTGAACCTGCACGGCAACTCGGCCGATGGGGTGCACGTGGCCTCCACCGGCGGGGTTTGGGCGGCTCTGGTCTACGGATTCGGCGGGCTGCGTGATGACACCGGCGAATGGCTCTTTGACCCGCGGCTCCCGGTGGGTTGGGACGGATTGGAGTTCTCGCTGCGCCGTGAGGATGCCAGTGTGCACTTTGTACTCACGGCGGACGTGTTCACCGCTTCGTTGCGCCGCGGTGAACTGGAAATCACCTTCTGGGTGCGCGGTGTCTCCTACACCCTGTCTCCAGAGCACCCACAGTGTTCCATCGCCCTGGATGATCAGGGACCGGTACTCCAAGGAGAGCCGAGCATTGAGGCGGTGTATGCCGCCCAGCGTGATGATGGTTCACCGCTAACCTCTAGCATCAAGAAGCTCACGCGCGATGAGGAGCTGGCCATCGAGCCGCCGTTGACCATCATCGGTTAA
- a CDS encoding uracil-xanthine permease family protein translates to MSNRFGIGWSLHGDGKSISPGDVVAPNERLHWPQTISIGVQHVMAMFGSTVLVPALTGFPATTTLFFSGVGTLLFLIFTSGRVPSYLGSSFAFIAPVSAAMAGHGMSGALGGIVVSGVALFIIGVIVQKSGTGWIHALMPPVVMGTIVALIGLNLASATLTPMKEFPLTTFATVLAIVVSAVLFKGLLGRLSILVGLVIGYLVALAQGQVNFEPIKTAGWLGLPAFSTPSFHLDTLLVFLPVVFVLLAENIGHVKTVGLMTGRDLDDVNGRAIMADGAATMLAGFGGGSGTTTYAENIGVMASSRVYSTAAYWIAGFVAILVAFFPKFGAVINTIPAGVSGGAGIVLYGMIGIIGARLWVQNKVDFSNPINLMTAGTGLIIAIAITSDLAFGDVKLGGIAMGTVATLVIYHLMRSIAKARGTEPINNDQIGGATHSKIG, encoded by the coding sequence ATGAGCAATCGATTCGGCATTGGCTGGTCGCTGCACGGCGACGGCAAGTCCATCTCTCCCGGGGATGTGGTTGCCCCCAACGAGCGGTTGCACTGGCCGCAGACCATCTCCATTGGCGTGCAACACGTGATGGCGATGTTCGGTTCCACCGTTTTGGTCCCGGCGCTCACCGGTTTCCCGGCGACCACCACACTGTTCTTCTCCGGTGTTGGCACGCTGCTCTTTTTGATCTTCACCTCCGGCCGGGTGCCCAGCTATCTGGGTTCCTCCTTTGCCTTTATTGCCCCGGTATCCGCGGCCATGGCCGGCCACGGCATGTCCGGGGCACTGGGCGGCATCGTCGTTTCGGGTGTGGCGCTGTTTATCATCGGTGTGATCGTGCAGAAATCCGGCACCGGATGGATCCACGCGCTGATGCCACCGGTGGTGATGGGCACCATCGTCGCGTTGATCGGCCTCAACCTGGCCTCCGCCACTCTCACCCCGATGAAGGAGTTCCCGCTGACCACCTTCGCCACGGTGCTGGCCATCGTGGTTTCCGCCGTGTTGTTTAAGGGTCTGCTGGGACGCCTGTCCATCCTGGTGGGCCTGGTCATCGGCTACCTGGTGGCGCTGGCCCAGGGTCAGGTGAACTTCGAACCCATCAAGACGGCCGGATGGTTGGGTCTGCCGGCCTTCTCCACCCCGAGCTTCCACCTGGATACCCTGCTGGTCTTCCTGCCGGTGGTCTTTGTACTGCTCGCGGAGAACATCGGACACGTGAAAACCGTGGGTTTGATGACCGGACGCGATCTTGATGACGTGAATGGCCGGGCGATCATGGCCGACGGCGCCGCCACGATGTTGGCGGGATTCGGCGGCGGATCGGGCACCACCACCTACGCGGAGAACATTGGTGTGATGGCCTCCTCGCGCGTGTACTCCACCGCCGCCTACTGGATCGCCGGTTTTGTCGCAATCCTGGTGGCCTTCTTCCCGAAGTTTGGCGCGGTCATCAATACCATCCCCGCCGGGGTCTCCGGCGGGGCTGGCATCGTGCTCTACGGCATGATCGGGATCATTGGTGCCAGGCTCTGGGTGCAGAACAAGGTCGACTTCTCAAACCCGATCAACCTGATGACCGCCGGCACCGGCCTGATCATCGCCATCGCCATCACCTCGGATTTGGCCTTCGGAGACGTGAAGCTCGGCGGCATCGCCATGGGTACCGTGGCCACCCTGGTCATTTACCATCTGATGCGCTCCATCGCGAAGGCGCGGGGCACCGAACCGATCAACAACGATCAAATCGGTGGGGCCACACACTCCAAGATCGGCTAA